The following DNA comes from Gordonia zhaorongruii.
CCGAGGCCCGGCGGCACGTGCGGGTGGAGATCCCGTTCTTCACCGGACCGCGCGTGACGCCGGAGAAGCTCGTGGCGGCTCTGCCCTGAGATCGAGTCAGCGGGTCATTCGCCGGGCTGCAGTGTCAGGCTGATCGAGTTGATGCAGTAGCGCAGGTCGGTGGGAGTGTCGTACCCCTCACCTGAGAAGACGTGACCGAGGTGGCTGTGGCAGCGTGCGCACAGCACCTCGGTGCGCCGCATGCCGAGCGTGTCGTCCGACCGCTCGATCACCGTGTCGCCCGCGAGTGGCGTGAAGAAGGACGGCCAGCCGCAGTGCGACTCGAACTTGGTCTCGCTGCGGAACAGTTCTGCGCCGCATGCCCTGCAGTTGTACACGCCGACGTCCTTGGTGTCGGTGTACTCGCCGGTGAAGGGGGCCTCGGTGCCTGCCGTGCGGAGCACGCGGAACTCCTCGGCGTTCAGTCGGTCTCGCCAGTCCGCGTCGGTGAGCTTGCCGAAATCGGTGTTGTTCTCCTGGGTCATATCGCCCAAGGGTAGCTACGTCAGCGCGACGGCGCCGGGGCGGCTGCGGTGCGACCGTCGTCCGCCAGGCGATCGGCGTCGAGCACCCCCGCCTTGCGCATGTCGAGGAAGCGGAACAGCAGCGACACGAACACGGCGATCATCAGGAGACTCCAGCCCCAGGTGACCTTGCTGTACTCCACGTGGCGCCCGAACGCGTCCCATTGCTTGGAGCTGTACACGTCGAAGGTCAGGCACCCGTACGCGCCGAGCCACGCGGGCCAGTTCCGGACCGTCGAACCCGGCCGGAACACCGTCATCAGGAGTGGGAACAGGAGCATCGAGTAGTAGCCCTGCCCGAGCGATCCGACGAGGAAGAACGTGCCGAGCAGGATTCCCGATGAGGTGGCGAACCACAGCAGCTCGTCGGTGCGCCGGTAGTAGCGGTACATGAACCACAGGCCGAAGGCGCCCA
Coding sequences within:
- the msrB gene encoding peptide-methionine (R)-S-oxide reductase MsrB encodes the protein MTQENNTDFGKLTDADWRDRLNAEEFRVLRTAGTEAPFTGEYTDTKDVGVYNCRACGAELFRSETKFESHCGWPSFFTPLAGDTVIERSDDTLGMRRTEVLCARCHSHLGHVFSGEGYDTPTDLRYCINSISLTLQPGE